In Haliotis asinina isolate JCU_RB_2024 chromosome 16, JCU_Hal_asi_v2, whole genome shotgun sequence, the following are encoded in one genomic region:
- the LOC137268921 gene encoding myogenesis-regulating glycosidase-like encodes MAGRDSTLAFYLSVSLIGAIVAYYGGVWFKHYGGKCMDRAIKDMTLDTDYTLHVYDSFSHLKPALVGKVGLDKDSSDFRDCGIRGDTKAFCVKQLGRQQMQVVRTEDEYVVCYDVRRIALRSVSQELKDCFSLSKAQWYGGFQHIQQPWPLNGMNLDLQPFVSTDIFTHKKDIGGVVERYFISSNGVGIRIGNDVPLYVSINQSGDGDICLVSKSQGYPYMTNNNALPELNYTICRAPNIKILHDAMSRLYIDRPENIPDERMFKFPVWSTWAQFNKDINETLVVEFAKTIKENGFSFSQIEIDDDWTPLYGDNEFDIKKFPDPGKMIRTLNDMGFRVTVWVHPFMDTNSKAYMEGAREKYLVMTTDGSVPALVKWWNGDEAAMLDVTNSKAVLRFLDRLKNLRTSLNVSSFKFDAGEALFYPRSYSIKTSYPNPENYARLWADLAYQSDTAVRHQEVRVAWTSQKYPIFVRLFDRMSSWGYDTGLKTIIPTILTFGILGYPFVLPDMIGGNAYPDDGNFTGGAYPERELFIRWLEVNTFLPAVQFSIAPWIYDDEVVTIAKAQMKMREKYTDTIISLAKESVKTGSPIIRPLWWISPEDDIALTTDSEFLLGDDLLVAPVLEKGANCRDIYLPGGLWVDQITGDKKQGPTWLKDYPAKIEDLPHFKRQKDT; translated from the coding sequence ATGGCCGGTCGTGACAGTACACTGGCGTTTTACCTATCCGTGTCACTTATCGGAGCCATCGTAGCCTACTACGGAGGTGTTTGGTTTAAACACTATGGAGGGAAATGTATGGACCGGGCAATAAAAGACATGACATTGGATACTGATTACACTCTGCATGTATACGattcattttcacatttgaaaccCGCATTAGTTGGCAAAGTCGGACTGGACAAAGACAGCTCCGACTTCAGAGATTGTGGAATCAGAGGAGATACGAAAGCGTTCTGCGTCAAACAGCTAGGGAGACAACAGATGCAGGTAGTGCGCAccgaagacgaatatgtcgtctgCTATGACGTGAGGAGAATAGCTCTACGAAGCGTGTCACAAGAGCTCAAGGATTGCTTCAGTTTGTCAAAGGCGCAATGGTACGGAGGCTTCCAACACATACAACAACCCTGGCCGCTGAATGGGATGAATTTAGACTTGCAGCCTTTTGTGTCAACAGACATCTTCACTCATAAGAAAGACATAGGTGGAGTCGTGGAACGGTATTTCATCAGTTCAAACGGTGTAGGTATACGTATAGGAAATGACGTTCCTCTGTACGTCAGCATTAATCAATCTGGAGATGGGGATATATGCCTTGTTAGCAAGTCACAAGGATACCCCTACATGACCAACAACAACGCTCTCCCCGAACTCAACTATACCATCTGCCGAGCGCCAAATATCAAGATACTTCACGACGCCATGTCAAGGCTGTACATTGACCGCCCAGAAAACATTCCAGATGAGAGGATGTTCAAGTTTCCTGTATGGTCAACATGGGCACAGTTTAATAAAGACATCAACGAAACACTTGTGGTGGAATTCGCAAAAACCATCAAAGAAAATGGCTTTTCCTTTTCGCAAATCGAAATCGATGACGACTGGACTCCTCTGTATGGAGACAACGAATTCGACATTAAAAAGTTCCCAGATCCGGGTAAAATGATACGGACACTAAACGACATGGGATTCagagtgactgtgtgggtgcaTCCTTTCATGGACACCAACTCCAAGGCTTACATGGAAGGAGCACGGGAGAAATATCTCGTCATGACAACCGACGGTTCTGTCCCAGCTTTGGTGAAATGGTGGAACGGGGATGAAGCGGCAATGCTGGATGTCACAAACAGCAAAGCCGTACTGAGATTCCTTGACAGACTGAAGAATCTCAGAACGTCATTGAACGTCAGTTCCTTCAAATTTGACGCCGGCGAAGCCCTCTTCTACCCAAGGTCCTACTCGATTAAGACGTCCTACCCTAACCCTGAGAACTATGCACGCCTGTGGGCAGATCTGGCCTATCAATCAGACACAGCGGTCAGACACCAGGAAGTACGAGTGGCGTGGACGTCGCAAAAGTACCCTATTTTCGTGCGCCTTTTTGACAGGATGTCTTCTTGGGGTTATGATACTGGTCTTAAAACTATCATTCCAACCATCCTTACATTCGGTATCCTTGGTTACCCGTTTGTGTTGCCCGATATGATTGGTGGAAATGCCTACCCAGATGACGGCAACTTCACTGGAGGGGCCTATCCTGAAAGGGAACTCTTCATACGATGGTTAGAGGTGAATACTTTCTTGCCAGCTGTCCAGTTTTCAATAGCACCCTGGATTTACGACGATGAGGTGGTTACAATAGCTAAGGCACAAATGAAAATGCGTGAAAAATATACCGATACAATCATTTCATTAGCGAAAGAGAGTGTTAAAACAGGTAGTCCCATAATACGACCGCTTTGGTGGATAAGCCCTGAAGATGACATCGCCTTAACGACTGATTCTGAGTTTTTACTAGGGGACGATCTTCTAGTTGCTCCTGTCCTGGAAAAGGGAGCTAACTGCCGAGACATTTATCTACCTGGGGGGCTGTGGGTAGATCAGATAACGGGCGATAAAAAGCAGGGACCCACTTGGTTGAAGGATTACCCAGCTAAAATAGAAGATCTCCCGCATTTCAAAAGACAAAAAGACACTTAA